The following is a genomic window from Gemmatimonadaceae bacterium.
ATTCCATCTTCGCCCCCGGTACCAATCCGGCAATCCGTCCGGTTGGGACAGGACCTTTTCGGTGGGTAGAGTACCGCCCTCACGATCGGATCGTCGTCGAGCGCGATGAGCGTTACCGGGGTACGCCGCCGCGGCTGTCGCGGATCACGTTCCGATTCATGCCGGACGCGAACACCCGGACCCTGGCATTGCTTGCGGGGGAAGTAGATCTGATCATGGACCTGCCCCGTGAGCAGATCACCGAGGTAAATCGTCGCGGCGGCTTTCGTATCGAGCGCGCTGCCCCGGGACAGGTTCTGGCTCTGCAGGTCAATGCTCACGGCAAGCCCCCGCACGATCTTCTGCGCGATCGAGCGCTGCGCCGCGCGATCGCGCACGCAATCGACCAGCGCCAACTCGTTCGCGAAATGTGGCGAGGCGAGGCAAAGCTAAGCCGCACCATGACAGTCCCGGCAATACTCGGAATGTATGCTGATTCGGTTCGAGGACTGGCGTTCGACATGGCGGCCTCACAACGACTGCTTGACGGCGCAGGGTGGCGACGGGGACGGGACGGTTTACGGCGCAGTCCCGGCGGGCGAGCGTTGCAGATAGAACTCGTTGCTGGAGTTGAAGTGGAAACAGCAGCGATCGAATTGATACAGGCACAGCTCCGGCGGGTGGGAATAGATGCGCGCATCACGCGACTCGCCGATGCAGGCGCCCATAGCACACGGCTTGCAGCAGGATTGTTCGACCTCAATCTGTCTACTTCCAATCAGAACGATGCCAATCCGCTGTTTCTGCCAGCGCTCGTGTTCTACTCAAAATCCGAGCGTCCGTTTGCGCGGTGGTATGCAGCCGGCCCTCGATTCGATTCAATCGTGGAGCAAGGTCTGGCCACGGCGGATCCCGAGGAGACGCGGCGGCTTGCGGCAGCGGCAATGCGGGTAGCGGTCGAAGAGGAGGCGGTTTGTATTCCGGTAGCGGCTCTTTTCCGGATCTACGCACTTCGGGAGAATCTGGTGGGCTTCGAACCTCACCCTTCGCAGACGAACCAGTCCTGGGGCGCGCTTTACCGCAAATCAAAATAGCCAGTCACATCGGTGGACGAGGCGAAGATGAATCAGCCAGACGAATCAGATCCGCCCGGCTTTATTCCGCTCCCGTTCGAGCGCGTCGGCTTATCCGAGTCGCTGGCGCGCGCACGTGAATTCTACCGGAGGATGAAAGACCGCCGTACAACGCGGCATTTTTCAACCGACCCTGTCCCGCGAGAGCTGATCGAACACGCCATCCGCACCGCTGGCACTGCGCCAAGCGGCGCGCATCAGCAACCGTGGACTTTCGTTGCCGTATCGGACGCGGAGCTGAAGCGGCAGATGCGTGATGCAGCCGAGATCGAAGAACGGGCGAACTACAACGGCCGTATGCCGCCCGACTGGCTGGCGGCGCTCGCCCCGCTCGGTACCGACGAGCACAAGCCGCATCTCACCGATGCTCCGTGGGTTGTTGTCCTGTTTCGTCAATCCTACGGGATCAGGGCAGACGGAAGCAGACAGACGTATTACTACACCCAGGAATCCTGCGGAATCGCTGCCGGATTTTTTATCGCCGCCGTACATCAGATGGGACTTGTCACTCTCACCCACACCCCGAGTCCCATGGCATTCCTGAGCGAGCTGTTGAAGCGACCGCCGAACGAGAAAGCAATGCTTGTAATGCCTGTCGGTTACCCAGCTATTGGGGCGCGCGTGCCTGATCTGAACAGAAAACTGCTTGAGGATGTCGCGGTGTGGGCGTAAGACAGTCGTGCCGGCGTATCAGCCCGGATTTCAGCCGCCGGAGTTCTCACGGCTGCCGCTCCGCTCTGCGATCGACACCGAGCAATTGCAGCGCTGCTTCGACCGCTTCGTTCGGCCCGGCGAGTGCGACCACATCCCCCGCTCGCAGAACAGTTTTGCCAGATGGCACGAACACCTCGCTCCCTTCAGACGCATTCCGTGTGACCGCCAAAACGGTTGCGCCCGTCATCCCCCTGAGGTTCATCTGCGCGAGCGAGCGGTCCGCCCCGGGGCTGCCCGGCGCGATGCGAACCGGAACGGGCTCCCCCAGTCCCGGCAACATGATCGCAACGTGCTCCATCGTGCGATTGAGATCTTCTGAATCATCCACCATGCCGATCTTTGGCGTCAGCGCGGCGACAATCACCTGGGCCCCCGCCTGTGCATGACCCTGTAGGTTCAGCGCGCTCCGCCAGAACGCGAAACTGAGGACAATTGTCAGCAGAATCAGTACGATGAACCCCGGAAATCGCGGTAGAAACGGCTGAGTTATAGCGATGAGCGGCGCGCCCACCATGAACAGCGTTCCGAGCTGCAGCATCGTTACCAGCGCCCGCCGGGGCGCGGCAGCGAAATCGACGGCCCGTCTCCCCGCGCCGGGGAGGGCGCGCATGGCGAGAATGAAACCGAGCATGCGCGCGCTTCTTACGATGCCGATCACCATCGGAACCGCCAGCGCAACAGCGACGAGTAGCACGGCGAAGGCCGCTACGCCCTCGGTGATACCGGTCCATCCGCTCAGGAGAGTCGTGAATCGGCCCCGCTCCGCCGCCGCCCCGATTATGATAGCGGCCAGGACGAACGCGTCCACGAGTATCACGCGAACGAACTTTCGGGTACGCGACGCGCCGCCCACGCGCGGCGAGTTGCGCATTCTTTCGATCCACGATCCGTACAACGCCACAGAAGTCTGCACGGGATGCGGAAGCTTCCTGTCCACCCATAGCGCCGCGGGGCCGGCAGCGCGAATGAGCCACGGAGTCGCGAGCGTTGTAATGGCCGATACCGCCACCGCCACGGGATACAGAAACCCGCGGGTCGCGCCGGTGGCGAGGCCAACGGCGGCAATGATGAATGAGAACTCGCCTATCTGTGCGAGACTCATTCCGGTCTGCATGGATGCTCGCAGTCCATTGCCGGTTATGAAAGAGCCCATGCTCACCGCAAGGAATTTCCCGGTGATGACGATCACCGAAAGCGCGATGACGGCACCAACATGGTCCGCGATGACACGAGGGTCGATCAGCATTCCGACCGATACAAAGAAGATCGCCACGAACATATCCCTGACCGGGTGCACCAGTTTCTCGATGCGGAGTGATTGACCCGATTCAGCGACAAGAGACCCCGCAATGAAGGCCCCGAGAGCGACGGAATACCCGAACACCTGCGCCAGGAATGCCGCGGCAAAGCAGATGGCGATGCTCGCTACCAGTGTAGTCTCGGCGCGGTCGAGCTG
Proteins encoded in this region:
- a CDS encoding cation:proton antiporter, coding for MPAMQDSHAFLQNLALVLCTAAITTVVFQRLKLPVIFGYLIAGMIVGPYTPIPLSADEEMVRTLSELGVILLMFSLGLEFRLKRVGQIAATSGLAALLETSIMVGLGYLAGQLFGWTSLESIFTGAIVAISSTTIIARAFDEQGIQGRLREIVFGILIVEDLIAIILIALLTATAQGAGLSAGSLAITVIRLVTFLMALIGFGLLIVPRFVRRVIQLDRAETTLVASIAICFAAAFLAQVFGYSVALGAFIAGSLVAESGQSLRIEKLVHPVRDMFVAIFFVSVGMLIDPRVIADHVGAVIALSVIVITGKFLAVSMGSFITGNGLRASMQTGMSLAQIGEFSFIIAAVGLATGATRGFLYPVAVAVSAITTLATPWLIRAAGPAALWVDRKLPHPVQTSVALYGSWIERMRNSPRVGGASRTRKFVRVILVDAFVLAAIIIGAAAERGRFTTLLSGWTGITEGVAAFAVLLVAVALAVPMVIGIVRSARMLGFILAMRALPGAGRRAVDFAAAPRRALVTMLQLGTLFMVGAPLIAITQPFLPRFPGFIVLILLTIVLSFAFWRSALNLQGHAQAGAQVIVAALTPKIGMVDDSEDLNRTMEHVAIMLPGLGEPVPVRIAPGSPGADRSLAQMNLRGMTGATVLAVTRNASEGSEVFVPSGKTVLRAGDVVALAGPNEAVEAALQLLGVDRRAERQP
- a CDS encoding ABC transporter substrate-binding protein; translation: MKRQICGLAKPALLALLAVQSGCSANDLPPGQTDGLSAITIGAGADNGPSGAFQARLGVYPLNANVAEPLTHVGSDFQLEPLLAKRWEYRGRNTWRFHLQQNVTFHDGQHLSGRAVAESMTHVARERMGNSGLGEHSVRVIDDSTVDITPTMTNLNLPFKLAHPNYSIFAPGTNPAIRPVGTGPFRWVEYRPHDRIVVERDERYRGTPPRLSRITFRFMPDANTRTLALLAGEVDLIMDLPREQITEVNRRGGFRIERAAPGQVLALQVNAHGKPPHDLLRDRALRRAIAHAIDQRQLVREMWRGEAKLSRTMTVPAILGMYADSVRGLAFDMAASQRLLDGAGWRRGRDGLRRSPGGRALQIELVAGVEVETAAIELIQAQLRRVGIDARITRLADAGAHSTRLAAGLFDLNLSTSNQNDANPLFLPALVFYSKSERPFARWYAAGPRFDSIVEQGLATADPEETRRLAAAAMRVAVEEEAVCIPVAALFRIYALRENLVGFEPHPSQTNQSWGALYRKSK
- a CDS encoding nitroreductase family protein gives rise to the protein MNQPDESDPPGFIPLPFERVGLSESLARAREFYRRMKDRRTTRHFSTDPVPRELIEHAIRTAGTAPSGAHQQPWTFVAVSDAELKRQMRDAAEIEERANYNGRMPPDWLAALAPLGTDEHKPHLTDAPWVVVLFRQSYGIRADGSRQTYYYTQESCGIAAGFFIAAVHQMGLVTLTHTPSPMAFLSELLKRPPNEKAMLVMPVGYPAIGARVPDLNRKLLEDVAVWA